A window of Streptomyces sp. DG1A-41 contains these coding sequences:
- the ndgR gene encoding IclR family transcriptional regulator NdgR — translation MDNSSGVGVLDKAALVLSALESGPATLAGLVGATGLARPTAHRLAVALEHHRMVARDMQGRFILGPRLAELAAAAGEDRLLATAGPVLTHLRDVTGESAQLYRRQGDMRICVAAAERLSGLRDTVPVGSTLTMKAGSSAQILLAWEEPERLHRGLQGARFTATALSGVRRRGWAQSIGEREPGVASVSAPVRGPSNRVVAAVSVSGPIERLTRHPGRMHAQAVIDAAGRLSEALRRTG, via the coding sequence ATGGACAACAGTAGCGGCGTCGGCGTTCTGGACAAGGCGGCCCTCGTCCTGAGCGCTCTGGAGTCCGGTCCGGCCACCCTCGCGGGCCTGGTCGGCGCCACCGGACTGGCACGACCCACGGCCCACCGCCTGGCCGTGGCGCTGGAACACCACCGCATGGTGGCGCGCGACATGCAGGGCCGTTTCATTCTCGGCCCTCGCCTGGCAGAACTGGCCGCGGCCGCGGGTGAGGACCGTCTCCTCGCTACCGCGGGCCCGGTGCTCACCCACCTCCGTGACGTCACGGGCGAGAGCGCGCAGCTCTATCGCCGCCAGGGCGACATGCGCATCTGCGTCGCCGCGGCGGAGCGTCTGTCCGGACTGCGGGACACCGTCCCGGTCGGCTCGACGCTCACGATGAAGGCCGGCTCCTCGGCGCAGATCCTGCTGGCCTGGGAGGAGCCGGAGCGCCTGCACCGCGGCCTCCAGGGCGCGCGCTTCACGGCGACGGCCCTGTCGGGCGTACGGCGCCGGGGCTGGGCCCAGTCGATCGGCGAGCGCGAGCCGGGGGTCGCGTCCGTCTCCGCGCCGGTGCGCGGCCCTTCCAACCGCGTGGTGGCCGCCGTGTCGGTGTCCGGGCCGATCGAGCGGTTGACGCGTCATCCTGGCCGTATGCATGCGCAGGCCGTGATCGATGCGGCGGGGCGCCTCTCCGAGGCGCTGCGGCGCACCGGCTGA
- the leuC gene encoding 3-isopropylmalate dehydratase large subunit yields the protein MGRTLAEKVWDDHVVRRAEGEPDLLFIDLHLLHEVTSPQAFDGLRKSGRKVRRLDLTIATEDHNTPTLDIDKPIADPVSRIQLETLRKNAADFGVRLHPLGDVEQGVVHVVGPQLGLTQPGMTVVCGDSHTSTHGAFGALAFGIGTSQVEHVLATQTLPMSRPKTMAITVDGELPDGVTAKDLILAIIARIGTGGGQGYVLEYRGEAIEKLSMEARMTICNMSIEAGARAGMIAPDETTFAYLKGRPHAPEGADWDAAVEYWKTLRTDEDAEFDAEVVIDAAELSPFVTWGTNPGQGAPLSASVPDPASYEDASERYAAEKALEYMGLEAGQPLRSIKVDTVFVGSCTNGRIEDLRAAAELIKGRKVADGVRMLVVPGSARVGLQAVSEGLDVVFKEAGAEWRHAGCSMCLGMNPDQLAPGERSASTSNRNFEGRQGKGGRTHLVSPQVAAATAVLGHLASPADLSADTRTPAGV from the coding sequence ATGGGTAGGACACTCGCGGAGAAAGTCTGGGACGACCATGTCGTCCGGCGCGCGGAGGGCGAGCCCGACCTTCTCTTCATCGATCTGCACCTGCTGCACGAGGTGACCAGCCCGCAGGCCTTCGACGGCCTCCGCAAGAGCGGCCGCAAGGTACGGCGCCTCGACCTCACCATCGCGACCGAGGACCACAACACCCCCACCCTCGACATTGACAAGCCGATCGCGGACCCGGTCTCCCGGATCCAGCTGGAGACGCTGCGCAAGAACGCCGCCGACTTCGGCGTGCGACTGCACCCGCTGGGCGACGTCGAGCAGGGCGTCGTGCACGTCGTCGGCCCGCAGCTGGGACTGACCCAGCCGGGCATGACCGTCGTCTGCGGCGACTCCCACACTTCCACGCACGGCGCCTTCGGCGCGCTGGCGTTCGGCATCGGCACCTCCCAGGTGGAGCACGTGCTGGCCACCCAGACGCTGCCGATGTCCCGCCCGAAGACCATGGCGATCACGGTCGACGGCGAGCTGCCCGACGGCGTCACCGCCAAGGACCTGATCCTGGCGATCATCGCCAGGATCGGCACCGGCGGCGGCCAGGGCTACGTCCTGGAGTACCGCGGCGAGGCCATCGAGAAGCTGTCGATGGAAGCGCGCATGACCATCTGCAACATGTCGATCGAGGCCGGCGCCCGCGCGGGCATGATCGCCCCGGACGAGACCACCTTCGCGTACCTCAAGGGCCGCCCGCACGCCCCCGAGGGCGCGGACTGGGACGCGGCCGTCGAGTACTGGAAGACGCTCAGGACGGACGAGGACGCCGAGTTCGACGCCGAGGTCGTCATCGACGCCGCCGAACTGTCGCCGTTCGTCACCTGGGGCACCAACCCCGGCCAGGGCGCACCGCTTTCTGCGTCCGTCCCCGACCCTGCTTCGTACGAAGACGCATCGGAGCGCTACGCCGCCGAAAAGGCCCTGGAATACATGGGGTTGGAGGCCGGCCAGCCGCTGCGCTCCATCAAGGTGGACACCGTCTTCGTAGGCTCCTGCACCAACGGCCGCATCGAGGACCTGCGCGCCGCCGCCGAGCTGATCAAGGGCCGCAAAGTCGCCGACGGCGTACGGATGCTGGTCGTCCCGGGCTCCGCGCGGGTGGGTCTCCAGGCCGTCTCCGAGGGGCTGGACGTCGTCTTCAAGGAGGCCGGCGCCGAGTGGCGGCACGCGGGCTGTTCGATGTGTCTGGGCATGAACCCCGACCAGCTGGCCCCGGGCGAGCGCTCCGCGTCCACCTCCAACCGCAACTTCGAGGGCCGGCAGGGCAAGGGCGGTCGTACGCACCTGGTGTCGCCGCAGGTCGCGGCCGCTACCGCCGTCCTGGGCCACCTGGCCTCCCCGGCCGACCTGTCCGCCGACACCCGTACGCCCGCTGGAGTCTGA
- the leuD gene encoding 3-isopropylmalate dehydratase small subunit, which produces MEAFTTHTGRAVPLRRSNVDTDQIIPAHWLKKVTRDGFEDGLFEAWRKDESFVLNQPERQGATVLVAGPDFGTGSSREHAVWALQNYGFKAVISSRFADIFRGNSLKNGLLTVVLEQKIVDALWELTEKDPQAEITVDLVAREVRAEGITASFELDENARWRLLNGLDDISITLQNEEDIAAYEAKRPSFKPRTLPV; this is translated from the coding sequence ATGGAAGCCTTCACCACCCACACAGGCCGGGCCGTCCCGCTGCGCCGCAGCAACGTCGACACCGACCAGATCATCCCCGCCCACTGGCTCAAGAAGGTCACGCGGGACGGGTTCGAGGACGGGCTGTTCGAGGCCTGGCGCAAGGACGAGTCGTTCGTGCTCAACCAGCCCGAGCGGCAGGGCGCGACCGTCCTGGTCGCCGGCCCCGACTTCGGCACCGGCTCCTCCCGCGAGCATGCCGTCTGGGCGCTTCAGAACTACGGCTTCAAGGCCGTGATCTCCTCCCGCTTCGCCGACATCTTCCGCGGCAACTCGCTCAAGAACGGCCTGCTCACGGTCGTCCTGGAGCAGAAGATCGTGGACGCGCTGTGGGAGCTCACCGAGAAGGACCCGCAGGCCGAGATCACCGTCGACCTGGTCGCCCGCGAGGTCCGCGCCGAGGGAATCACCGCCTCCTTCGAGCTGGACGAGAACGCCCGCTGGCGGCTGCTGAACGGCCTCGACGACATCTCGATCACCCTCCAGAACGAGGAGGACATCGCCGCCTACGAGGCCAAGCGCCCGTCGTTCAAGCCGCGGACGCTCCCGGTCTGA
- a CDS encoding HU family DNA-binding protein yields MNKAQLVEAIADKMGGRQQAADAVDHVLDAIVRAVVAGERVSVTGFGSFEKVDRPARYARNPQTGERVRVKKTSVPRFRAGQGFKDLVSGSKKLPRGGEVSVKKAPKGSLTGGAGATVKKAAAKKATTKTAAAKKTTAKKTTAKKATTKTAAAKKTTAKKTTAKKAPAKKTTTAKTTAAKKTTAKKAPAKKATAKRAPAKKSTARKSTAKKTTARKK; encoded by the coding sequence GTGAACAAGGCGCAGCTCGTAGAAGCGATTGCCGACAAGATGGGCGGCCGACAGCAGGCCGCCGACGCTGTCGACCATGTACTGGACGCCATCGTCCGCGCGGTCGTCGCAGGTGAGAGGGTCTCCGTCACCGGCTTCGGTTCCTTCGAGAAGGTCGACCGTCCGGCCCGCTACGCCCGTAACCCCCAGACGGGCGAGCGGGTTCGGGTCAAGAAGACCTCCGTTCCGCGCTTCCGCGCGGGCCAGGGCTTCAAGGACCTGGTCAGCGGATCGAAGAAGCTGCCGCGTGGCGGCGAGGTCTCCGTCAAGAAGGCCCCGAAGGGCAGCCTGACCGGCGGCGCCGGCGCGACGGTCAAGAAGGCCGCCGCGAAGAAGGCCACCACCAAGACGGCGGCCGCGAAGAAGACCACGGCGAAGAAGACCACGGCGAAGAAGGCCACCACCAAGACGGCGGCCGCGAAGAAGACCACGGCGAAGAAGACCACGGCGAAGAAGGCCCCGGCCAAGAAGACCACGACGGCCAAGACCACCGCCGCGAAGAAGACCACCGCCAAGAAGGCGCCGGCGAAGAAGGCGACGGCCAAGAGGGCGCCCGCCAAGAAGTCGACGGCGCGCAAGTCCACCGCGAAGAAGACCACCGCCCGCAAGAAGTAG
- the cofC gene encoding 2-phospho-L-lactate guanylyltransferase has product MQWTLVVPLKPLAQAKSRLADTADDGLRPDLALAFAQDTVAAALACPAVRDVAVVTDDARAGRELAALGAAIIPDEPGSGLNAALAHAAGAVRSARPESPVAALNADLPALRPPELARVLDAAAEFPRAFLPDAAEIGTTLLAAAPGRQLFPAFGIDSRARHRASGAVELPLAAVDSVRQDVDTGDDLRTALALGVGPHTAAAAARLLIPGQ; this is encoded by the coding sequence GTGCAGTGGACCTTGGTCGTACCCCTGAAGCCCCTGGCCCAGGCCAAGAGCAGGCTTGCGGACACCGCGGACGACGGGCTGCGGCCGGACCTGGCGCTCGCCTTCGCCCAGGACACGGTGGCGGCCGCGCTGGCCTGCCCGGCGGTACGGGATGTGGCAGTCGTCACGGACGACGCCCGGGCGGGCCGTGAGCTGGCCGCACTGGGCGCGGCGATCATCCCCGACGAGCCGGGAAGCGGCCTCAACGCCGCCCTCGCACACGCGGCGGGGGCCGTACGGTCCGCACGTCCCGAAAGTCCGGTGGCCGCGCTGAACGCCGACCTTCCGGCGCTGCGCCCGCCGGAATTGGCCCGGGTACTCGACGCCGCCGCTGAATTCCCGCGCGCTTTTCTCCCGGACGCGGCCGAAATCGGTACGACTCTGCTGGCTGCCGCCCCGGGCCGGCAATTGTTCCCGGCTTTCGGTATCGATTCCCGGGCCCGGCACCGCGCGTCCGGTGCCGTGGAACTGCCGCTCGCCGCCGTGGACTCCGTACGCCAGGACGTGGACACCGGCGACGACCTGCGCACCGCGCTGGCCCTGGGGGTCGGCCCCCATACGGCCGCGGCCGCCGCGCGGTTGTTGATACCCGGGCAGTAG
- a CDS encoding lysophospholipid acyltransferase family protein, giving the protein MPRRRIGFWYRLAAVICKPPLVVLLRRDWRGMEQIPAEGGFVTVVNHNSHIDPFAYAHFQYNTGRVPRFLAKSGLFKKGFVGAAMRGTGQIPVYRESTDALSAFRAAIEAVNRGECVAFYPEGTLTRDPAGWPMTGKTGAARVALQTKCPVIPVAQWGCNELLPPYAKKPHLLPRKTHHVLAGPPVDLTRFYDKEMTAELLKEATEVIMAAITRQLEEIRGEKAPETPYDPRRERIEQRRRTQAQTQRGGQQTASPVQSAPSAQEEGLGK; this is encoded by the coding sequence GTGCCCCGCCGCAGAATCGGCTTCTGGTACCGCCTCGCCGCGGTGATCTGCAAACCGCCGCTGGTGGTTCTGCTCAGGCGGGACTGGCGCGGAATGGAGCAAATTCCGGCCGAGGGTGGATTTGTCACCGTGGTGAACCACAATTCGCACATCGACCCCTTCGCTTACGCGCACTTTCAGTACAACACCGGGCGCGTCCCGCGATTCCTCGCGAAGAGCGGGCTTTTCAAGAAGGGATTCGTCGGCGCCGCGATGCGCGGCACCGGGCAGATCCCCGTCTACCGCGAGAGCACGGACGCGCTGAGCGCATTCCGGGCCGCGATCGAAGCCGTGAACCGCGGGGAATGTGTCGCCTTCTATCCCGAGGGCACCCTCACCCGCGACCCGGCGGGCTGGCCCATGACCGGCAAGACCGGGGCCGCGCGCGTCGCCCTTCAGACCAAGTGCCCGGTGATCCCCGTCGCCCAGTGGGGCTGCAACGAACTGCTGCCGCCGTACGCGAAGAAGCCGCACCTCCTGCCGCGCAAGACGCACCACGTGCTCGCCGGACCGCCGGTGGACCTCACGCGGTTCTACGACAAGGAGATGACCGCGGAGCTCCTGAAGGAGGCCACCGAGGTCATCATGGCCGCCATCACCCGCCAGCTGGAGGAGATCCGCGGCGAGAAGGCGCCCGAGACGCCCTACGACCCGCGCCGGGAGCGGATCGAACAGCGGCGCCGCACCCAGGCGCAGACACAGCGGGGCGGGCAGCAGACGGCATCGCCGGTGCAGTCGGCACCGTCGGCACAGGAAGAGGGGCTGGGCAAGTGA
- a CDS encoding NAD(P)H-dependent glycerol-3-phosphate dehydrogenase, translating into MSKPVKAAVLSAGSWGTAFGMVLADAGCEVTLWGRRPEVVEAINSTRTNPDYFPGVELPENVRATTDPAEAAADADFTVLSVPSQTLRGNLADWAPLLAPGTVLVSLMKGVELGSAMRMSEVIDDVAKVGPDRIAVVTGPNLAREIAARMPAAAVVACTDEAVAQRLQAACHTPYFRPYTNTDVVGCELGGAVKNVIGLAVGIADGMGLGDNAKGSLITRGLAETTRLGIALGADPLTFSGLAGLGDLVATCSSPLSRNHTFGTNLGKGMTLQETIAVTKQTAEGVKSCESVLDLARRHGVDMPITETVVGIVHEGKPPVVALKELMSRSAKPERR; encoded by the coding sequence GTGAGCAAGCCGGTCAAGGCGGCGGTCCTGAGCGCCGGTTCGTGGGGTACGGCCTTCGGCATGGTGCTCGCCGACGCCGGGTGCGAGGTCACCCTGTGGGGGCGCCGCCCGGAGGTCGTGGAGGCGATCAACTCCACCCGTACCAATCCCGACTACTTCCCGGGCGTCGAACTCCCGGAGAACGTGCGGGCCACCACGGATCCCGCGGAAGCCGCAGCGGACGCCGACTTCACGGTCCTCTCGGTCCCCTCGCAGACCCTGCGCGGCAACCTCGCCGACTGGGCGCCGCTGCTCGCCCCCGGCACGGTCCTCGTGTCGCTGATGAAGGGCGTCGAACTCGGCTCCGCGATGCGGATGAGCGAGGTCATCGACGACGTCGCCAAGGTCGGCCCGGACCGCATCGCCGTGGTCACCGGGCCCAACCTGGCCCGCGAGATCGCCGCGCGGATGCCGGCCGCCGCCGTGGTCGCCTGCACGGACGAGGCCGTCGCCCAGCGGCTCCAGGCCGCCTGTCATACGCCGTACTTCCGCCCGTACACCAACACCGACGTCGTCGGCTGTGAACTCGGCGGCGCGGTCAAGAACGTCATCGGCCTGGCCGTCGGCATCGCGGACGGCATGGGCCTCGGCGACAACGCCAAGGGCTCGCTCATCACCCGCGGTCTCGCCGAGACCACCCGGCTCGGCATCGCGCTCGGCGCCGACCCGCTGACCTTCTCCGGACTCGCGGGCCTGGGCGATCTGGTGGCCACCTGCTCCTCGCCGCTGTCCCGCAACCACACCTTCGGCACCAACCTGGGCAAGGGCATGACCCTCCAGGAGACCATCGCGGTCACCAAGCAGACCGCCGAGGGCGTCAAGTCCTGCGAGTCGGTGCTGGATCTGGCCCGTCGGCACGGCGTCGACATGCCCATCACGGAGACGGTCGTCGGCATCGTGCACGAGGGCAAGCCTCCGGTGGTGGCCCTCAAGGAGCTGATGTCGCGCAGCGCGAAGCCGGAGCGACGCTGA
- a CDS encoding D-alanine--D-alanine ligase family protein, translating to MSTENLPQSPEQPSRKPRVAVVFGGRSSEHGISVVTAGAVLKAIDRTKYDVLPIGITQDGRWALTADEPERMAIVDRRQPSVDLLAESDEGGVILPVDPANREVVYSEPGSVPKALGEVDVVFPVLHGPYGEDGTLQGLLELSGVPYVGSGVLASAVGQDKEYMKRVFTSFGLKVGPYVVVRPREWERDEAAARKRIIDFAGEHGWPLFVKPSRAGSSIGITKVDDLSGLDEAIAEAQRHDPKILVEAALRGREIECGVLEFEDGPRASVPAEIPSPEAHAYYDFEAKYIDSTPGIVPAPLTPEETAEVQGLAVDAFEAASCEGLVRADFFLTEDGEFVINEINTMPGFTPISMYPQMWQASGVSYPELVDRLVQAALRRPTGLR from the coding sequence ATGAGCACCGAGAACCTCCCCCAGAGCCCCGAGCAGCCGTCTCGTAAGCCGCGTGTGGCCGTCGTGTTCGGCGGGCGCAGCTCCGAACACGGGATCTCCGTGGTCACGGCCGGCGCCGTCCTCAAGGCCATCGACCGGACGAAGTACGACGTCCTGCCGATCGGCATCACCCAGGACGGCCGTTGGGCGCTCACGGCGGACGAACCGGAGCGGATGGCGATCGTCGACCGGCGCCAGCCGAGCGTCGACCTGCTCGCCGAGTCCGACGAGGGCGGAGTGATCCTCCCGGTCGACCCCGCCAACCGCGAAGTCGTCTACAGCGAGCCGGGATCGGTCCCCAAGGCGCTCGGCGAGGTCGACGTGGTCTTCCCGGTGCTGCACGGCCCCTACGGCGAGGACGGCACCCTCCAGGGCCTCCTGGAGCTGTCCGGCGTCCCGTACGTGGGCTCGGGCGTGCTCGCCTCGGCCGTGGGCCAGGACAAGGAGTACATGAAGCGGGTGTTCACCTCCTTCGGTCTGAAGGTGGGCCCGTACGTGGTGGTCCGCCCGCGGGAGTGGGAGCGCGACGAGGCCGCCGCCCGCAAGAGGATCATCGACTTCGCCGGCGAGCACGGCTGGCCGCTGTTCGTGAAGCCCTCGCGTGCCGGTTCGTCGATCGGCATCACCAAGGTCGACGACCTCTCCGGCCTCGACGAGGCGATCGCCGAGGCCCAGCGGCACGACCCGAAGATCCTCGTGGAGGCCGCCCTGCGCGGCCGTGAGATCGAGTGCGGCGTCCTGGAGTTCGAGGACGGCCCCCGGGCCTCCGTCCCCGCCGAGATCCCCTCTCCTGAGGCGCACGCGTACTACGACTTCGAGGCCAAGTACATCGACTCGACGCCGGGGATCGTGCCGGCGCCGCTGACCCCGGAGGAGACGGCCGAAGTCCAGGGCCTGGCGGTCGACGCCTTCGAGGCGGCGTCCTGCGAGGGCCTGGTCCGTGCGGACTTCTTCCTCACCGAGGACGGCGAGTTCGTGATCAACGAGATCAACACGATGCCCGGCTTCACGCCCATCTCGATGTACCCGCAGATGTGGCAGGCGAGCGGGGTGAGCTACCCGGAGCTGGTGGACCGTCTGGTGCAGGCGGCGCTTCGCAGGCCGACAGGACTGCGCTGA
- a CDS encoding DUF3515 domain-containing protein, whose amino-acid sequence MNSFRHRHPSVFRVVLRLPALALLITAAGCSSADDSASAAVPSPGAKVAVLCRNLDKVLPAKVDGERREDPEPASALTAGWGSPAIILRCGVPQPPKMVDPKVADGHDPDAVAGGVNGVDWLMEKQDDGGYRFTTANREAYVEVGVPEGVDSSGVLIDLASAVKKAIPEGIAS is encoded by the coding sequence GTGAACTCTTTCCGTCACCGGCACCCTTCTGTGTTCCGCGTTGTCCTCCGCCTGCCCGCTCTCGCGCTGTTGATCACTGCCGCGGGCTGCTCCTCAGCAGACGACAGCGCGTCGGCGGCGGTTCCCAGTCCGGGCGCGAAGGTCGCGGTGCTGTGCCGGAACCTGGACAAGGTACTGCCCGCGAAGGTGGACGGAGAGCGTCGCGAGGATCCCGAGCCCGCGTCGGCGCTGACGGCGGGCTGGGGCAGCCCGGCGATCATACTTCGCTGCGGAGTGCCGCAGCCGCCGAAGATGGTCGATCCGAAGGTGGCCGACGGGCATGATCCGGATGCGGTCGCCGGAGGTGTGAACGGGGTCGACTGGCTGATGGAGAAGCAGGACGACGGAGGGTACCGGTTCACCACCGCCAACCGGGAGGCGTATGTCGAGGTGGGGGTGCCGGAAGGGGTGGACAGCTCCGGTGTCCTGATCGATCTGGCCTCGGCCGTGAAGAAGGCGATCCCCGAGGGGATCGCCTCCTGA
- a CDS encoding Lrp/AsnC ligand binding domain-containing protein encodes MVQAYILIQTEVGKASTVAETISKIPGVIQAEDVTGPYDVIVRAQADTVDDLGRMVVAKVQQVDGITRTLTCPVVHL; translated from the coding sequence GTGGTACAGGCGTACATCCTGATCCAGACGGAGGTCGGCAAGGCGTCGACCGTCGCCGAGACGATCAGCAAGATCCCTGGGGTCATCCAGGCCGAGGACGTCACAGGACCGTACGACGTGATCGTGCGGGCCCAGGCCGACACCGTCGACGACCTCGGACGCATGGTGGTCGCCAAGGTCCAGCAAGTGGACGGCATCACCCGCACCCTGACCTGCCCGGTCGTGCATCTGTAG
- a CDS encoding thiamine-phosphate kinase: protein MKGTVGELGEFGLIRELTSRLTTTPAVRVGPGDDAAVVAAPDRRVVASTDILVEGRHFRRDWSTAYDVGRKAAAQNLADIAAMGAVPTALLLGLVVPAELPVTWPSELMDGLRDECQVAGAAVVGGDVVRGDSIVVSITALGDLRNQEPVTRAGAQPGDLVAVTGWLGWSAAGYAVLSRGFRSPRAFVEAHRRPEPPYHAGPAAAGLGATAMCDVSDGLIADLGHIAEASKVRIDIRSGAIDVPSQMNDIGQAVGVDPMQWVLTGGEDHAIVATFPPDVKLPARWKVIGEVLNPSALPQVTVDGAPWTSKGGWDHFGDMES from the coding sequence ATGAAGGGCACTGTTGGTGAGCTCGGTGAGTTCGGGCTCATCAGGGAGCTCACCTCCCGTCTGACCACCACCCCGGCGGTCCGGGTCGGCCCCGGCGACGACGCCGCCGTGGTGGCCGCGCCCGACCGGAGGGTCGTGGCCAGTACGGACATCCTGGTGGAGGGCCGGCACTTCCGCAGGGACTGGTCGACGGCCTACGACGTGGGCCGCAAGGCGGCGGCGCAGAACCTCGCCGACATCGCCGCCATGGGCGCCGTTCCCACCGCGCTGCTGCTGGGGCTGGTCGTCCCTGCCGAGCTGCCGGTGACGTGGCCGAGCGAGCTGATGGACGGCCTGCGCGACGAGTGCCAGGTGGCCGGCGCCGCCGTGGTCGGCGGTGACGTCGTACGCGGCGATTCGATCGTGGTGTCGATCACCGCGCTCGGCGACCTGCGCAACCAGGAGCCGGTGACACGGGCGGGCGCGCAGCCAGGCGACCTCGTCGCGGTGACGGGCTGGCTGGGTTGGTCGGCGGCCGGGTACGCGGTGCTGTCCCGCGGGTTCCGTTCGCCGCGCGCGTTCGTGGAGGCCCACCGGCGGCCCGAGCCGCCGTACCACGCGGGTCCGGCCGCCGCCGGGCTCGGGGCGACCGCGATGTGCGACGTGAGCGACGGGCTGATCGCCGACCTGGGGCACATCGCCGAGGCCAGCAAGGTGCGGATCGACATCCGCTCCGGGGCCATCGACGTCCCCTCTCAGATGAACGACATCGGGCAGGCCGTCGGCGTCGACCCGATGCAGTGGGTGCTGACCGGGGGAGAGGACCACGCGATCGTGGCGACCTTCCCGCCGGACGTGAAGCTGCCCGCCCGCTGGAAGGTCATCGGCGAGGTCCTCAACCCCTCCGCGCTGCCCCAGGTCACGGTCGACGGGGCGCCGTGGACCAGCAAGGGTGGCTGGGATCACTTCGGGGACATGGAGTCATGA
- the thiD gene encoding bifunctional hydroxymethylpyrimidine kinase/phosphomethylpyrimidine kinase produces the protein MIPKVLTVAGSDSGGGAGIQADLKTMLALGVHGMSVLTAVTAQNSLGVQGAWELPVEAVRAQYRSVVDDIGVQAVKTGMLASAELVEAVAELVAGTDAPAVVDPVGVSKHGDPLLAASALDSVRTKLLPVATVATPNLDEVAQLTGVRVESEEQLRRAAAAVLGYGPRWVLIKGGHLSGDAVDLLTDGSEEHWLRAPRHDNRHTHGTGCTLASAIASQLAKGHSVPEAVAAAKEYVTGAIAAGFALGGGIGPVDHGWRFRAGS, from the coding sequence ATGATTCCCAAGGTCCTCACGGTGGCGGGCTCCGACTCGGGCGGCGGCGCCGGCATCCAGGCCGACCTGAAGACGATGCTCGCGCTCGGCGTGCACGGCATGAGCGTCCTCACGGCGGTGACCGCCCAGAACTCCCTCGGCGTGCAGGGGGCTTGGGAGCTGCCGGTGGAGGCGGTGCGGGCCCAGTACCGCAGTGTCGTCGACGACATCGGCGTCCAGGCGGTCAAGACCGGGATGCTGGCCTCCGCCGAACTCGTTGAGGCCGTCGCCGAGTTGGTCGCGGGCACGGACGCCCCGGCGGTGGTCGACCCGGTGGGCGTCTCCAAGCACGGCGACCCCCTGCTCGCCGCCTCGGCGCTGGACTCCGTCCGTACGAAGCTGCTGCCGGTGGCCACGGTCGCCACCCCGAACCTCGACGAGGTGGCGCAGCTGACGGGCGTGCGCGTCGAGTCGGAGGAGCAGCTGCGACGGGCCGCGGCGGCCGTGCTCGGGTACGGGCCGCGGTGGGTGCTGATCAAGGGCGGCCACCTGTCCGGGGACGCCGTGGACCTGCTCACGGACGGCTCCGAGGAGCACTGGCTGCGGGCGCCGCGCCACGACAACCGGCACACCCACGGCACGGGCTGCACCCTCGCCTCCGCGATCGCGTCACAGCTGGCCAAGGGACACTCGGTGCCGGAGGCGGTGGCGGCGGCCAAGGAGTACGTCACCGGGGCGATCGCGGCCGGGTTCGCGCTCGGCGGCGGGATCGGGCCGGTGGATCATGGCTGGCGGTTCCGGGCCGGTTCCTGA
- the rpmB gene encoding 50S ribosomal protein L28, with amino-acid sequence MAANCDVCGKGPGFGNNISHSHRRTSRRWNPNIQRVRTVVGGTPKRVNACTSCIKAGKVSR; translated from the coding sequence GTGGCTGCCAACTGCGACGTCTGCGGCAAGGGGCCGGGCTTCGGCAACAACATCTCGCACTCGCACCGCCGTACGTCCCGCCGCTGGAACCCGAACATCCAGCGTGTGCGTACCGTGGTGGGCGGGACGCCGAAGCGCGTGAACGCTTGCACCTCGTGCATCAAGGCCGGCAAGGTCTCGCGCTGA